From Verrucomicrobia bacterium S94, the proteins below share one genomic window:
- a CDS encoding ABC transporter permease, producing the protein MTEEKNNSEEQKPDGSYTVFHGGLLKKKALTRRGIGFVSPGFIWSLIFLVIPCLSLFIVSFASRGDYGQIEWNFTIDNMRRLAGFGFFGWSADNLLIVWRSILVALVTTFLCVVLSYPLAFFLASRPDKTRTIWLALLLIPFWTNLVIRTYAWFLALAPNMPLSLLLQNIGAIDPGEPLYPSTFAVYLGMVSMFLPFVALPLYTAVEKMDWALVEAAHDLYASRWRVFRHAILPQTMPGLSVGITLTLVPAMGMFVVPDMLGGSRYMLIGNLIQQQFGTSRDWPFGAALSLVLMLLTLSALMASRRKELKKAEA; encoded by the coding sequence ATGACTGAAGAAAAAAACAATTCTGAAGAGCAGAAGCCTGACGGAAGCTATACCGTTTTCCACGGCGGGCTCCTGAAAAAGAAAGCGCTGACCCGCCGCGGCATCGGTTTTGTTTCACCCGGCTTTATCTGGTCGCTGATCTTTCTGGTGATTCCCTGCCTGTCGCTGTTCATCGTCAGTTTTGCATCGCGCGGCGACTACGGCCAGATCGAGTGGAATTTCACCATCGATAACATGCGGCGCCTTGCCGGTTTCGGTTTTTTCGGCTGGTCGGCCGACAACCTGCTGATTGTCTGGCGCAGTATTCTTGTGGCGTTGGTGACGACCTTCCTCTGCGTGGTGCTCTCTTATCCGCTGGCCTTTTTCCTGGCGAGCCGCCCGGATAAAACGCGCACCATCTGGCTGGCGCTGCTGCTGATTCCGTTCTGGACGAATCTGGTGATCCGCACCTATGCCTGGTTCCTGGCGCTGGCGCCGAATATGCCGCTTTCGCTGCTGCTGCAGAATATCGGTGCGATCGATCCCGGTGAGCCGCTCTATCCGAGCACGTTTGCGGTCTATCTCGGCATGGTTTCCATGTTTCTGCCGTTTGTTGCGCTGCCGCTCTACACGGCCGTTGAAAAAATGGACTGGGCGCTCGTCGAGGCTGCGCACGATCTCTATGCCAGCCGCTGGCGCGTGTTCCGCCATGCCATTCTGCCGCAGACCATGCCCGGTCTTTCAGTGGGCATCACGCTCACGCTCGTTCCGGCGATGGGCATGTTTGTGGTGCCGGACATGCTGGGCGGTTCGCGCTACATGCTGATCGGCAACCTGATTCAGCAGCAGTTCGGCACCTCGCGCGACTGGCCGTTCGGCGCCGCGCTCAGCCTGGTGCTGATGCTGCTCACCCTGTCCGCCCTGATGGCTTCGCGCCGTAAAGAACTCAAGAAAGCGGAGGCTTAA
- a CDS encoding ABC transporter permease: MNRCSTGHVINSGLIFIFLYIPLLCVAMFSFNANKFGLTWDGFTLDWYIQMFRNEVILKAAWNTLLLAVVSTIISTVLGTMLAIGMYRFPWKKKTMRKLDTLLHLPVVTPDIIFAVALVIAFSVIRHFTGLFELGMPSMIVGHVTFQVSFVALVVRGRLELIGHDVEEAAYDLYADHKRVLFKVLLPLLKPGILAGAMLAFTLSLDDFVISFFTAGPKSTTLPLFIYSALKRGITPEIHALSTVIMVLTIVLVLVMQKFTAKNGGEIH; this comes from the coding sequence ATGAACCGCTGCTCAACCGGACATGTCATCAACTCCGGACTGATTTTTATCTTTCTCTACATTCCGCTGCTCTGCGTGGCCATGTTCTCGTTCAACGCCAATAAGTTCGGCCTGACGTGGGACGGATTCACGCTCGACTGGTACATCCAGATGTTCCGGAACGAGGTCATTCTTAAGGCCGCCTGGAACACCCTGCTGCTCGCCGTCGTCTCGACGATCATCTCGACTGTGCTCGGCACGATGCTCGCAATCGGCATGTACCGCTTCCCATGGAAGAAGAAAACCATGCGCAAGCTCGATACGCTGCTGCACCTGCCGGTGGTTACTCCGGACATCATCTTTGCGGTGGCGCTCGTGATTGCCTTCAGCGTGATCCGCCACTTTACCGGCCTGTTCGAACTCGGCATGCCGTCGATGATCGTCGGGCACGTGACCTTCCAGGTTTCGTTCGTAGCCCTCGTGGTGCGCGGGCGGCTTGAACTGATCGGGCATGATGTGGAAGAGGCGGCCTATGACCTGTATGCCGATCACAAGCGCGTGCTGTTCAAAGTGCTGCTGCCGCTGCTCAAGCCGGGTATTCTGGCCGGGGCGATGCTGGCCTTCACGCTGTCGCTTGACGATTTTGTGATCAGCTTCTTCACGGCCGGTCCGAAGTCGACCACACTGCCGCTGTTTATCTATTCGGCACTCAAGCGCGGTATCACGCCGGAGATCCATGCGCTCTCTACTGTCATCATGGTGCTGACCATTGTGCTGGTGCTCGTCATGCAGAAGTTTACGGCCAAAAACGGCGGGGAGATTCATTAA
- a CDS encoding putrescine aminotransferase, giving the protein MPRNIENAKTEVQWINNIVSGKTELTQQVKEEISSKTVENFRDHINKGFLEYRKSATIAGDFAMTEWSGQGSIITDILGREFIDMLGGYGLYSLGIRHPKVVEAVSAQLHRSPQYSQELLDPLRAQLGRVLGELTPGDIQYGFFANSGTEGVEGALKLAKLHTGKAGFISTIGSFHGKTAGSLSVMGKSVYRKPLLPLLANVKYAPYGDADAMEEELKKAQIVGDDIAGIIVEPVQGEAGAIVPPDDYWPRLREMCDRYGVLLIADEVQTGFGRVGEIFGVDCWEVVPDIMAFGKALGGGVVPCSGFMSTAKVWECMEPNPFMHTTTTGGNPIACASALAAIGVMLEEDTPKQSAEKGVYMTGKLNELKDKYPDVINEIRGKGLLIGVEFADGDVGYKVVAGMFKRGVLCGGTLNNAQTIRIEPALTVPYELLDQTVEIMEEAIKDQI; this is encoded by the coding sequence ATGCCAAGGAATATTGAAAACGCGAAAACAGAAGTACAATGGATCAACAATATTGTCTCTGGGAAAACCGAACTGACGCAGCAGGTTAAAGAGGAGATTTCGAGCAAGACGGTTGAGAACTTCCGCGATCACATTAACAAAGGATTTCTCGAATACCGCAAGTCCGCCACCATTGCCGGCGACTTTGCCATGACCGAATGGTCGGGACAGGGTTCGATCATCACTGATATCCTCGGCCGGGAATTTATCGATATGCTCGGCGGCTACGGGCTCTACAGTCTGGGCATCCGCCACCCGAAAGTGGTGGAAGCGGTCAGTGCCCAGCTGCACCGCTCCCCGCAGTATTCGCAGGAACTGCTTGATCCGCTGCGTGCCCAGCTCGGTCGTGTACTCGGCGAACTCACCCCCGGCGATATCCAATACGGCTTCTTTGCCAACTCCGGTACCGAAGGCGTGGAGGGCGCGCTGAAACTCGCCAAGCTTCACACCGGTAAAGCCGGCTTCATTTCCACCATCGGCAGCTTTCATGGCAAAACCGCCGGTTCGCTTTCCGTGATGGGCAAATCGGTATACCGTAAGCCGCTGCTGCCACTGCTCGCCAACGTGAAATATGCGCCGTACGGCGATGCGGATGCGATGGAGGAAGAACTGAAAAAAGCCCAGATTGTCGGCGATGATATTGCGGGGATCATTGTTGAGCCGGTGCAAGGCGAAGCCGGCGCGATTGTGCCGCCGGACGACTACTGGCCGCGTCTACGTGAAATGTGCGACCGCTACGGCGTGCTGCTCATTGCCGATGAAGTGCAGACCGGTTTCGGCCGCGTCGGCGAAATCTTCGGGGTCGATTGCTGGGAGGTGGTACCCGACATCATGGCGTTCGGCAAAGCGCTCGGCGGCGGGGTGGTTCCGTGCAGCGGCTTTATGTCGACCGCCAAGGTCTGGGAATGCATGGAGCCCAATCCGTTTATGCACACCACCACCACCGGCGGCAACCCGATCGCCTGTGCTTCGGCCCTCGCCGCCATCGGCGTGATGCTTGAAGAAGACACCCCGAAACAGTCCGCCGAAAAAGGCGTCTACATGACCGGCAAACTCAATGAGCTGAAAGATAAGTATCCCGACGTGATCAATGAGATCCGCGGCAAAGGCCTGCTGATCGGCGTGGAGTTTGCCGACGGCGACGTAGGCTACAAAGTAGTGGCCGGTATGTTCAAACGCGGCGTCCTGTGCGGCGGCACGCTCAACAATGCCCAGACCATCCGTATTGAGCCGGCGCTGACCGTGCCGTACGAGCTGCTCGACCAAACCGTTGAGATTATGGAAGAGGCCATCAAGGATCAGATCTAA
- a CDS encoding multidrug DMT transporter, protein MKFGWIILMISMLADVAASLLAKQVDGFRRPFLLAAVIGVYMVAMGLFMYCMKVLPIGPAFAIWSGIGMVLIAVLSIFFYRQIPDGPAIVGMSLIVLGTVVLSTMSKMQVH, encoded by the coding sequence ATGAAATTCGGATGGATCATTCTGATGATTTCCATGCTGGCGGATGTGGCCGCCAGCCTGCTGGCCAAGCAGGTCGACGGCTTTCGCCGACCGTTTCTGCTGGCGGCGGTGATCGGCGTATACATGGTTGCAATGGGGCTTTTCATGTATTGCATGAAGGTCCTGCCGATCGGGCCGGCATTTGCCATCTGGTCGGGTATTGGGATGGTGCTCATTGCCGTGCTCTCGATCTTCTTTTATCGCCAGATTCCCGACGGACCGGCCATTGTCGGAATGAGCCTGATTGTACTCGGAACCGTGGTGCTCAGCACCATGTCGAAGATGCAGGTGCACTGA